From the Hevea brasiliensis isolate MT/VB/25A 57/8 chromosome 15, ASM3005281v1, whole genome shotgun sequence genome, one window contains:
- the LOC110646657 gene encoding alpha,alpha-trehalose-phosphate synthase [UDP-forming] 6, producing the protein MVSRSYSNLLELASGESPAFGRMTRRIPRIMTVAGIISDLDDDQSASVCSDPSSSSVQKDRIIIVANQLPIRAQRKSDGSKSWIFTWDENSLLLQLKDGLGDDEIEVIYVGCLREEIHPSEQDEVSQILLETFKCVPTFIPPDLFSRYYHGFCKQQLWPLFHYMLPLSPDLGGRFNRSLWQAYVSANKIFADRIMEVINPEDDFVWVHDYHLMVLPTFLRKRFNRVKLGFFLHSPFPSSEIYKTLPIREELLRALLNSDLIGFHTFDYARHFLSCCSRMLGLTYESRRGYIGLDYCGRTVGIKILPVGIHMGQLQSVLRLPETETKVAELIKQFGDQGRIMLLGVDDMDIFKGISLKLLAMEQLLEQHPEWRGKVVLVQIANPARGRGKDVKEVQAETYSTVKRINETFGRPGYDPVVLIDAPLKFYEKVAYYVVAECCLVTAVRDGMNLIPYEYIISRQGNELLDKVLRLEPCTLKKSMLVISEFIGCSPSLSGAIRVNPWNIDAVADAMDCALEMAEPEKQLRHDKHYKYVSSHDVGYWARSFLQDLERTCRDHARRRCWGIGFGLSFRVVALDPNFRKLSMEHIVSAYKRTTTRAILLDYDGTLMPQASIDKSPSPKSIDILNSLCRDKNNMVFLVSARSRNTLAEWFSQCEKLGLAAEHGYFLRLTRDAEWETCAPVTDTAWKQIAEPVMQLYMETTDGSTIEDKETAVVWCYEDADPDFGSCQAKELLDHLESVLANEPVTVKSGQNTVEVKPQGVSKGLVAKRLLATMQEKGMSPDFVLCIGDDRSDEDMFEVITSSVAGPSIAPRAEVFACTVGRKPSKAKYYLDDTAEIVRLMQGLASVSEQTVTV; encoded by the exons ATGGTGTCAAGGTCATATTCTAATCTATTGGAGCTCGCCTCTGGGGAGTCTCCAGCGTTTGGCCGCATGACCCGGCGAATCCCTCGGATTATGACGGTGGCTGGCATAATTTCGGACCTAGATGATGACCAGTCGGCGAGTGTATGCTCTGATCCATCATCTTCTTCGGTCCAGAAAGACCGAATAATTATTGTAGCCAATCAGCTGCCAATAAGGGCACAGCGAAAATCGGATGGTAGTAAGTCTTGGATTTTCACCTGGGATGAGAATTCCCTCCTCCTCCAGTTGAAAGATGGATTAGGGGATGATGAGATTGAAGTTATTTATGTTGGTTGTTTGAGAGAAGAAATTCACCCTAGTGAACAAGATGAGGTCTCGCAGATACTTTTGGAGACCTTCAAATGCGTGCCTACATTTATTCCCCCAGATCTTTTTAGCAGGTACTATCATGGTTTCTGTAAGCAACAGTTGTGGCCTTTGTTTCATTATATGTTGCCTTTGTCACCTGACCTTGGTGGTAGGTTTAATCGGTCACTGTGGCAAGCATATGTTTCAGCAAATAAGATTTTTGCTGATAGGATCATGGAGGTGATTAACCCAGAAGATGATTTTGTATGGGTGCATGACTATCATCTTATGGTGCTGCCAACTTTCCTTAGGAAGAGGTTTAATAGGGTGAAACTTGGCTTCTTCCTCCATAGCCCCTTTCCTTCATCAGAGATTTATAAGACATTGCCTATTAGAGAAGAGCTTCTGCGAGCCCTACTAAATTCGGATTTGATTGGATTTCATACTTTTGATTATGCAAGGCATTTCTTGTCTTGCTGTAGTAGAATGCTTGGTCTTACCTATGAATCCAGGAGAGGGTACATAGGCCTTGACTATTGTGGTAGGACCGTAGGCATCAAAATTCTTCCTGTTGGTATTCATATGGGTCAGCTTCAGTCAGTGTTGAGGCTTCCAGAGACTGAAACAAAGGTAGCGGAGCTCATTAAGCAGTTCGGTGATCAGGGCCGGATAATGTTGCTAGGGGTTGATGACATGGACATATTCAAAGGTATAAGTTTGAAGTTGTTGGCAATGGAACAGTTGCTTGAGCAGCACCCAGAGTGGCGAGGCAAGGTGGTGTTGGTGCAGATAGCAAATCCTGCAAGGGGCAGAGGAAAAGATGTGAAAGAAGTCCAGGCTGAGACTTACTCCACTGTGAAGCGGATCAATGAAACATTTGGGAGGCCTGGATATGATCCTGTAGTCTTAATTGATGCACCACTGAAGTTTTATGAAAAAGTGGCATATTATGTTGTTGCTGAGTGCTGTTTGGTCACTGCTGTAAGGGATGGAATGAATCTCATACCTTATGAATACATTATCAGTCGCCAAGGGAATGAGCTTTTGGATAAGGTGTTGAGGCTTGAACCATGTACTCTGAAGAAGAGTATGCTGGTTATTTCTGAGTTTATTGGTTGTTCCCCATCTTTGAGTGGAGCAATTCGAGTGAACCCCTGGAATATTGATGCAGTGGCTGATGCAATGGACTGTGCCCTGGAGATGGCTGAGCCAGAAAAACAACTTCGACATGACAAGCATTACAAATATGTTAGTAGTCATGATGTTGGTTATTGGGCACGCAGTTTCCTTCAGGATTTGGAGAGGACTTGTCGTGATCATGCTAGGAGGAGATGCTGGGGTATTGGATTTGGATTAAGCTTCAGAGTTGTGGCACTTGATCCAAACTTTAGGAAGCTTTCAATGGAACACATTGTATCAGCTTACAAAAGGACCACAACTAGGGCAATTCTTCTAGATTATGATGGTACTCTAATGCCTCAGGCTTCAATTGATAAGAGTCCATCTCCTAAGTCAATTGACATCCTAAATAGCTTGTGCAGAGATAAGAACAACATGGTTTTCCTTGTTAGTGCCAGAAGCCGCAATACACTCGCTGAATGGTTTTCTCAATGTGAGAAGCTAGGATTAGCTGCAGAGCATGGGTACTTCCTGAG GCTGACAAGAGATGCGGAATGGGAAACATGTGCCCCTGTAACAGACACTGCTTGGAAGCAGATTGCAGAACCTGTGATGCAGCTCTATATGGAAACAACTGATGGTTCCACTATCGAGGATAAGGAAACTGCTGTAGTATGGTGTTATGAGGATGCAGATCCTGATTTTGGTTCATGCCAAGCTAAAGAACTTCTTGATCATCTTGAAAGTGTTTTGGCCAATGAACCTGTAACAGTCAAGAGTGGACAAAATACAGTGGAGGTTAAACCTCAG GGTGTAAGCAAAGGGCTTGTGGCTAAACGCCTACTCGCCACAATGCAAGAAAAGGGAATGTCACCGGATTTTGTTTTGTGCATTGGAGATGACCGGTCAGACGAAGATATGTTTGAGGTAATTACCAGTTCCGTGGCAGGCCCCTCAATTGCTCCGAGGGCCGAAGTGTTTGCTTGTACAGTTGGTCGAAAACCCAGCAAGGCAAAATATTATCTGGATGATACAGCAGAAATTGTTAGGCTGATGCAAGGTTTGGCTTCAGTTTCAGAACAAACAGTAACAGTGTAA
- the LOC131174071 gene encoding uncharacterized protein LOC131174071 produces the protein MAASESYPQSLWTGLMKGLYFPFSDFMEAKEKYFSTWAWRSLLIGREALRPGICWKVSGPSFVNVWTEPWVPTLPDFRNRSSRPPDSPIIYVANLINLKKAQVQAAHARLPSSSTSLPQPLWKMIWSLPVPPKIQNFLWRACSDSLATRVDLYKPKCANSSVWFQSLFERVRAQDKKEIQLASFLAWHIWKSRNEAIFEDVGPNPMVSLHNQSMGERHLPADGAFKINANASFDHVSSLAGLEVVLRDSGCNLVDGCSSSFASLSALAAEAQALKTAVSFAVSRGLSSRCFETDSLQSSNR, from the exons ATGGCTGCTTCTGAGAGTTATCCTCAATCTTTATGGACCGGTTTGATGAAGGGTCTCTATTTTCCGTTTTCTGATTTCATGGAAGCtaaggaaaaatatttttctacgTGGGCATGGAGGAGTTTGCTGATTGGTAGAGAAGCCCTGCGTCCTGGAATCTGTTGGAAAGTTTCAGGCCCCTCTTTTGTCAATGTCTGGACAGAACCTTGGGTCCCTACATTACCTGATTTTCGAAACAGAAGTAGCAGACCACCTGATTCTCCTATTATCTATGTGGCTAACCTGATTAAT ctgaaaaaaGCTCAGGTTCAAGCTGCCCATGCTCGTTTGCCTTCTTCTTCTACATCTTTGCCGCAACCATTGTGGAAAATGATTTGGTCTCTCCCTGTTCCCCCTAAGATTCAAAACTTTTTGTGGAGAGCTTGTTCTGACTCGCTAGCCACCAGAGTCGATCTTTATAAGCCCAAGTGTGCTAATTCTTCA GTTTGGTTTCAAAGTCTTTTTGAGAGGGTAAGAGCTCAGGACAAAAAGGAGATCCAGCTAGCTAGTTTTTTGGCATGGCACATTTGGAAATCTCGAAATGAAGCCATTTTTGAAGATGTGGGCCCTAATCCAATG GTTTCTTTGCACAATCAAAGTATGGGAGAGCGGCATCTTCCTGCAGATGGTGCCTTTAAAATAAATGCTAATGCTTCCTTTGACCATGTGTCGTCTTTAGCTGGTTTGGAGGTAGTGTTGAGGGACTCTGGTTGTAATCTAGTCGATGGttgctcttcttcttttgctagtTTATCAGCTCTTGCAGCAGAGGCTCAAGCCCTTAAAACAGCCGTCTCCTTTGCAGTTAGTAGAGGACTGTCTTCTCGCTGTTTTGAAACTGATTCTTTGCA ATCATCTAATAGGTGA